Proteins co-encoded in one Nicotiana sylvestris chromosome 7, ASM39365v2, whole genome shotgun sequence genomic window:
- the LOC104249152 gene encoding phosphatidate phosphatase PAH1 isoform X1: protein MNVVGKVSSFITQGVYSVATPFHPFGGAVDIIVVKQHDGTFRSTPWYVRFGKFQGVLKGAEKVVRIEVNGKEANFHMYLDNSGEAYFIKEVTGDNENEENGGFKESDSLKGEGDGSNLGNVNDKESRKDDVLSKNEEDEYNAAADLPLRDERVTLGMDRLNRTDSDADRRYYEFPDEQPSLDDLSEYGSSRYDNLENMEHVLESQDSGSEVVLVSVDGHILTAPISSSERNTEDVELDTPQFHLGPGQGTEFCDDSSEFNSGDGTWADDYFSDLNTSKVASADTCDLKNESTTVEHKVEVSEVDGKHLDQTPENNLKHRESDLCMNSTVESTSCSIKKDDVFKSCLELSALAMQAEDEVNRSDTVSQSEIQGVVEGVEVKSHMSPPAISEAENGLTPDSDLPCSSLSRDLQPEVVTLQKSDLDLDHNASDTKEQTDVTLAVEETQNGEQGSGECTECDNLEDQTAALLKVISAGVEISLCRNFLHAGMGSIAAREAFDANRISEEEFRSSANSIITNPNLVVRIQGNYLQWDKAAPIVLGMAAYNTELPVESTDFIPVEQEKNLKTGEDDSGLPSTPSGRRWRLWPIPFRRVKTIEHTSSNASNEEVFVDSESSSLNQPTEQTAAPRGAKESPRKQLVRTNVPSSDQIDSLKLKEGQNLVTFIFSTRVLGEQKVEAHIYLWKWNTRIVISDVDGTITKSDVLGQFMPLVGKDWTHSGIARLFSAIKENGYQLLFLSARAIVQAYLTKSFLFNLKQDGKSLPPGPVVISPDGLFPSLYREVIRRAPHEFKIACLEDIKALFPADYNPFYAGFGNRDTDELSYRKIGIPKGKIFIINPKGEVAINHQIDVKSYTSLHTLVNDMFPPTSMVEQEDFNLWNYWKMPLADVDNL, encoded by the exons ATGAATGTTGTAGGTAAAGTTAGTAGCTTTATAACACAGGGTGTATACTCAGTTGCCACCCCATTTCACCCTTTTGGTGGAGCAGTTGATATAATTGTGGTGAAACAGCATGATGGGACTTTTAGGAGCACGCCTTGGTACGTTCGATTTGGTAAGTTTCAGGGTGTTCTTAAGGGGGCAGAAAAGGTAGTTAGAATAGAAGTTAATGGCAAAGAAGCCAATTTTCACATGTATCTTGATAACTCCGGTGAAGCTTATTTTATCAAAGAGGTCACCGGAGACAATGAGAATGAGGAAAATGGTGGCTTCAAGGAGTCCGATAGCCTGAAAGGTGAAGGGGATGGTAGTAATCTTGGTAATGTTAACGATAAAGAAAGTAGAAAAGACGATGTGCTGTCTAAAAATGAGGAGGATGAGTATAATGCTGCAGCTGATTTGCCATTACGAGACGAACGTGTGACATTGGGTATGGATCGATTAAATAGGACAGATTCGGATGCTGACCGAAGATATTACGAGTTTCCGGATGAGCAGCCTTCTCTTGATGATTTATCAGAATACGGATCCAGTAGATATGATAATTTAGAAAATATGGAGCATGTTTTAGAATCACAGGATTCGGGTTCTGAAGTTGTTCTAGTAAGCGTTGATGGTCATATACTGACAGCACCCATCTCGTCGTCTGAAAGGAATACGGAAGATGTCGAATTAGACACACCCCAGTTTCATCTGGGTCCTGGTCAGGGTACTGAATTTTGTGATGATAGCTCAGAGTTCAATTCAGGCGATGGCACATGGGCTGACGATTATTTCAGCGATCTGAACACATCTAAAGTTGCCTCGGCAGATACTTGCGACCTGAAAAACGAGAGCACGACAGTCGAGCACAAGGTAGAAGTCTCTGAAGTTGATGGGAAGCACCTTGATCAAACTCCAGAAAATAACCTGAAGCACCGAGAATCAGATCTTTGCATGAATAGCACTGTGGAGAGCACATCATGCAGCATTAAGAAGGACGACGTATTCAAGAGCTGTTTAGAGCTATCAGCATTAGCCATGCAGGCGGAGGATGAGGTTAATCGGTCAGATACCGTTTCTCAGTCGGAGATTCAGGGAGTCGTTGAAGGTGTAGAAGTGAAGTCTCACATGAGTCCTCCTGCAATTAGTGAAGCTGAAAATGGGTTAACTCCTGATTCCGACCTTCCCTGCAGTTCTCTATCACGAGATTTACAGCCTGAAGTTGTAACCCTTCAGAAAAGTGACTTGGACTTGGATCATAATGCTTCAGACACAAAGGAACAGACTGATGTAACTCTAGCAGTAGAGGAGACACAAAATGGCGAGCAAGGATCAGGTGAATGCACTGAATGTGACAATTTGGAGGATCAGACTGCAGCTTTGCTTAAAG TGATATCTGCAGGAGTAGAGATATCTCTTTGTAGGAACTTTCTTCATGCTGGAATGGGTTCCATTGCTGCTAGAGAAGCCTTTGATGCAAATCGCATTTCTGAGGAGGAATTCAGAAGTTCTGCAAATTCAATAATTACTAATCCAAATTTAGTTGTCCGAATTCAAGGAAACTATTTACAGTGGGACAAAGCTGCTCCAATCGTTCTCGGGATGGCTGCGTATAATACGGAACTACCAGTTGAATCTACTGATTTCATACCCGTGGAGCAGGAGAAGAACCTAAAAACAGGAGAGGATGATAGTGGGTTGCCTTCAACTCCTTCTGGACGACGATGGAGGCTTTGGCCAATTCCATTTAGAAGAGTTAAGACAATTGAACACACAAGTAGCAATGCATCAAATGAAGAGGTGTTTGTTGATTCTGAATCAAGCTCACTGAACCAGCCTACAGAACAAACAGCAGCACCACGAGGAGCTAAGGAATCTCCTCGCAAGCAACTTGTGAGAACAAATGTCCCTTCTTCTGATCAAATCGACTCTTTAAAACTGAAGGAGGGGCAGAATTTGGTGACTTTCATTTTTTCAACTCGAGTCCTAGGGGAGCAAAAG GTTGAAGCCCATATATATTTGTGGAAGTGGAATACTCGGATTGTAATTTCTGATGTTGATGGGACTATTACCAA GTCTGATGTTCTTGGTCAGTTCATGCCTTTGGTTGGAAAGGACTGGACCCACTCCGGAATCGCTAGACTTTTCTCTGCAATCAAG GAAAATGGGTATCAGCTACTCTTTCTCAGCGCACGGGCAATTGTTCAAGCTTATCTGACCAAAAGTTTTCTGTTCAATCTCAAACAG GATGGGAAATCCTTACCACCTGGACCTGTTGTTATTTCACCTGATGGTTTATTTCCCTCGTTGTACAGAGAAG TTATAAGAAGAGCTCCTCATGAATTCAAGATTGCCTGCTTAGAG GACATCAAAGCACTTTTCCCAGCAGATTACAACCCTTTTTATGCGGGTTTTGGGAATAGGGACACCGATGAGCTCAGTTACAGAAAAATTGGAATTCCGAAAGGCAAAATCTTTATAATAAACCCAAAG GGGGAGGTAGCGATTAACCACCAAATTGACGTGAAATCCTATACTTCATTGCACACTCTAGTTAATGACATGTTCCCTCCTACATCTATGGTTGAGCAG GAAGATTTTAACTTGTGGAACTATTGGAAAATGCCCTTGGCAGACGTCGATAACTTGTAG
- the LOC104249152 gene encoding phosphatidate phosphatase PAH1 isoform X2, with the protein MNVVGKVSSFITQGVYSVATPFHPFGGAVDIIVVKQHDGTFRSTPWYVRFGKFQGVLKGAEKVVRIEVNGKEANFHMYLDNSGEAYFIKEVTGDNENEENGGFKESDSLKGEGDGSNLGNVNDKESRKDDVLSKNEEDEYNAAADLPLRDERVTLGMDRLNRTDSDADRRYYEFPDEQPSLDDLSEYGSSRYDNLENMEHVLESQDSGSEVVLVSVDGHILTAPISSSERNTEDVELDTPQFHLGPGQGTEFCDDSSEFNSGDGTWADDYFSDLNTSKVASADTCDLKNESTTVEHKVEVSEVDGKHLDQTPENNLKHRESDLCMNSTVESTSCSIKKDDVFKSCLELSALAMQAEDEVNRSDTVSQSEIQGVVEGVEVKSHMSPPAISEAENGLTPDSDLPCSSLSRDLQPEVVTLQKSDLDLDHNASDTKEQTDVTLAVEETQNGEQGSGECTECDNLEDQTAALLKGVEISLCRNFLHAGMGSIAAREAFDANRISEEEFRSSANSIITNPNLVVRIQGNYLQWDKAAPIVLGMAAYNTELPVESTDFIPVEQEKNLKTGEDDSGLPSTPSGRRWRLWPIPFRRVKTIEHTSSNASNEEVFVDSESSSLNQPTEQTAAPRGAKESPRKQLVRTNVPSSDQIDSLKLKEGQNLVTFIFSTRVLGEQKVEAHIYLWKWNTRIVISDVDGTITKSDVLGQFMPLVGKDWTHSGIARLFSAIKENGYQLLFLSARAIVQAYLTKSFLFNLKQDGKSLPPGPVVISPDGLFPSLYREVIRRAPHEFKIACLEDIKALFPADYNPFYAGFGNRDTDELSYRKIGIPKGKIFIINPKGEVAINHQIDVKSYTSLHTLVNDMFPPTSMVEQEDFNLWNYWKMPLADVDNL; encoded by the exons ATGAATGTTGTAGGTAAAGTTAGTAGCTTTATAACACAGGGTGTATACTCAGTTGCCACCCCATTTCACCCTTTTGGTGGAGCAGTTGATATAATTGTGGTGAAACAGCATGATGGGACTTTTAGGAGCACGCCTTGGTACGTTCGATTTGGTAAGTTTCAGGGTGTTCTTAAGGGGGCAGAAAAGGTAGTTAGAATAGAAGTTAATGGCAAAGAAGCCAATTTTCACATGTATCTTGATAACTCCGGTGAAGCTTATTTTATCAAAGAGGTCACCGGAGACAATGAGAATGAGGAAAATGGTGGCTTCAAGGAGTCCGATAGCCTGAAAGGTGAAGGGGATGGTAGTAATCTTGGTAATGTTAACGATAAAGAAAGTAGAAAAGACGATGTGCTGTCTAAAAATGAGGAGGATGAGTATAATGCTGCAGCTGATTTGCCATTACGAGACGAACGTGTGACATTGGGTATGGATCGATTAAATAGGACAGATTCGGATGCTGACCGAAGATATTACGAGTTTCCGGATGAGCAGCCTTCTCTTGATGATTTATCAGAATACGGATCCAGTAGATATGATAATTTAGAAAATATGGAGCATGTTTTAGAATCACAGGATTCGGGTTCTGAAGTTGTTCTAGTAAGCGTTGATGGTCATATACTGACAGCACCCATCTCGTCGTCTGAAAGGAATACGGAAGATGTCGAATTAGACACACCCCAGTTTCATCTGGGTCCTGGTCAGGGTACTGAATTTTGTGATGATAGCTCAGAGTTCAATTCAGGCGATGGCACATGGGCTGACGATTATTTCAGCGATCTGAACACATCTAAAGTTGCCTCGGCAGATACTTGCGACCTGAAAAACGAGAGCACGACAGTCGAGCACAAGGTAGAAGTCTCTGAAGTTGATGGGAAGCACCTTGATCAAACTCCAGAAAATAACCTGAAGCACCGAGAATCAGATCTTTGCATGAATAGCACTGTGGAGAGCACATCATGCAGCATTAAGAAGGACGACGTATTCAAGAGCTGTTTAGAGCTATCAGCATTAGCCATGCAGGCGGAGGATGAGGTTAATCGGTCAGATACCGTTTCTCAGTCGGAGATTCAGGGAGTCGTTGAAGGTGTAGAAGTGAAGTCTCACATGAGTCCTCCTGCAATTAGTGAAGCTGAAAATGGGTTAACTCCTGATTCCGACCTTCCCTGCAGTTCTCTATCACGAGATTTACAGCCTGAAGTTGTAACCCTTCAGAAAAGTGACTTGGACTTGGATCATAATGCTTCAGACACAAAGGAACAGACTGATGTAACTCTAGCAGTAGAGGAGACACAAAATGGCGAGCAAGGATCAGGTGAATGCACTGAATGTGACAATTTGGAGGATCAGACTGCAGCTTTGCTTAAAG GAGTAGAGATATCTCTTTGTAGGAACTTTCTTCATGCTGGAATGGGTTCCATTGCTGCTAGAGAAGCCTTTGATGCAAATCGCATTTCTGAGGAGGAATTCAGAAGTTCTGCAAATTCAATAATTACTAATCCAAATTTAGTTGTCCGAATTCAAGGAAACTATTTACAGTGGGACAAAGCTGCTCCAATCGTTCTCGGGATGGCTGCGTATAATACGGAACTACCAGTTGAATCTACTGATTTCATACCCGTGGAGCAGGAGAAGAACCTAAAAACAGGAGAGGATGATAGTGGGTTGCCTTCAACTCCTTCTGGACGACGATGGAGGCTTTGGCCAATTCCATTTAGAAGAGTTAAGACAATTGAACACACAAGTAGCAATGCATCAAATGAAGAGGTGTTTGTTGATTCTGAATCAAGCTCACTGAACCAGCCTACAGAACAAACAGCAGCACCACGAGGAGCTAAGGAATCTCCTCGCAAGCAACTTGTGAGAACAAATGTCCCTTCTTCTGATCAAATCGACTCTTTAAAACTGAAGGAGGGGCAGAATTTGGTGACTTTCATTTTTTCAACTCGAGTCCTAGGGGAGCAAAAG GTTGAAGCCCATATATATTTGTGGAAGTGGAATACTCGGATTGTAATTTCTGATGTTGATGGGACTATTACCAA GTCTGATGTTCTTGGTCAGTTCATGCCTTTGGTTGGAAAGGACTGGACCCACTCCGGAATCGCTAGACTTTTCTCTGCAATCAAG GAAAATGGGTATCAGCTACTCTTTCTCAGCGCACGGGCAATTGTTCAAGCTTATCTGACCAAAAGTTTTCTGTTCAATCTCAAACAG GATGGGAAATCCTTACCACCTGGACCTGTTGTTATTTCACCTGATGGTTTATTTCCCTCGTTGTACAGAGAAG TTATAAGAAGAGCTCCTCATGAATTCAAGATTGCCTGCTTAGAG GACATCAAAGCACTTTTCCCAGCAGATTACAACCCTTTTTATGCGGGTTTTGGGAATAGGGACACCGATGAGCTCAGTTACAGAAAAATTGGAATTCCGAAAGGCAAAATCTTTATAATAAACCCAAAG GGGGAGGTAGCGATTAACCACCAAATTGACGTGAAATCCTATACTTCATTGCACACTCTAGTTAATGACATGTTCCCTCCTACATCTATGGTTGAGCAG GAAGATTTTAACTTGTGGAACTATTGGAAAATGCCCTTGGCAGACGTCGATAACTTGTAG